The following proteins are encoded in a genomic region of Deinococcus misasensis DSM 22328:
- a CDS encoding HEAT repeat domain-containing protein, whose product MDSKWMNTPWNELHHAYGVASDIPKWLTNLRSPEADIRDDAWSELNACLEDRGTVYSATPHAVPHLLDILQDPQVQDRKKIVWLLRSLILGASDPPEFGDQVREKVTAALLLVQQLMLHDPDPEVRRDLHLILVHLPGCTAFALGVLHEALTQDPDAGVKASCLTATLELLLKENSKNIPEEAKKILNLLPHCHNSTEDAAVRLVSCFLTVRYVDRDFTVIPKMLEDFETACRPYEEEWVEQGPLDRLILQTLEEDPELAQVWFQVMIQNPSVWLREHAFRNMRRRVEGFRDVEGEACELVTAGLKDPEAQVRIWASSLACIMGPLAQPLKEVLWEALLDSEVRVRCYALMCLGQLDPEVRPHIVRFALSDHWEEMEAAVDTMERTGGLYPEIHDHFVRLLRLNDEELKARLSDIPLYHQSTHIRQPLIRGLGFTEEGLPEDVLRTLDPTLHLTALQVLKKTGTLTEARVDLLLEHLLDQPENLLRELQSLEFSTPTTLDALRNLMDHEWVVVQAHAAVLWWKWTGDAETAQPILLLFLSAALEETEWVWASNVLQILMLVMKTLHEMGALPANPVTWLKPPRVAKWFWHKHTLETLWEITHDAVWMKECLLAGLQVWCAHEEALQILGEIPDLSNFQHELRTLKNQKPRMVLWVPIWHEERLRKDLERLLA is encoded by the coding sequence ATGGATTCAAAATGGATGAACACCCCTTGGAATGAACTTCATCACGCGTATGGAGTGGCCTCAGACATCCCCAAATGGCTCACCAACCTCCGGTCCCCAGAGGCCGACATCCGCGATGACGCATGGAGTGAACTGAATGCATGTTTGGAGGACCGGGGCACCGTGTACAGTGCCACCCCACATGCGGTTCCCCACCTGCTGGACATCTTGCAGGACCCACAGGTCCAGGACCGCAAGAAAATCGTGTGGTTGCTGAGATCGTTGATCCTCGGAGCGTCCGATCCTCCAGAGTTTGGGGATCAAGTGCGGGAAAAAGTCACGGCAGCTTTGCTTCTGGTGCAGCAGCTGATGCTGCACGACCCGGACCCCGAGGTCAGGCGTGACCTCCACCTGATTCTGGTGCACCTTCCCGGATGCACAGCCTTTGCTCTGGGGGTGCTGCACGAAGCCCTGACCCAAGACCCGGACGCAGGTGTGAAAGCCAGTTGCCTCACTGCCACCCTCGAACTCCTCTTGAAAGAGAACAGCAAAAACATTCCCGAGGAAGCCAAAAAGATCCTCAACCTGCTTCCACATTGTCACAACTCCACAGAGGACGCAGCGGTCCGTCTGGTGTCCTGCTTTCTCACGGTGCGTTACGTGGACCGTGACTTCACGGTGATTCCCAAGATGCTGGAAGACTTCGAAACAGCATGCAGGCCTTATGAAGAGGAATGGGTGGAACAAGGCCCGTTGGACCGCCTGATCTTGCAGACTCTGGAAGAAGATCCAGAGTTGGCTCAGGTGTGGTTTCAGGTGATGATTCAAAACCCCAGTGTGTGGCTGCGCGAGCATGCCTTTCGGAACATGAGGCGCAGGGTGGAAGGGTTTCGTGACGTTGAAGGAGAAGCTTGTGAGCTGGTCACCGCAGGCTTGAAGGATCCTGAAGCTCAGGTGCGGATTTGGGCAAGCAGTTTGGCCTGCATCATGGGTCCACTTGCTCAACCCTTGAAGGAGGTGCTCTGGGAGGCCCTGCTGGATTCGGAAGTGCGGGTGCGCTGTTATGCCCTGATGTGCCTTGGGCAACTGGACCCTGAAGTGCGCCCCCACATCGTGCGGTTTGCCCTGTCTGACCACTGGGAAGAAATGGAAGCCGCTGTGGACACCATGGAACGGACGGGAGGACTGTACCCTGAAATTCATGACCATTTTGTACGGTTGCTGCGCCTGAACGATGAGGAATTGAAAGCACGCCTCTCAGACATTCCCCTGTACCACCAGAGCACACACATCCGGCAACCCCTGATTCGGGGACTGGGTTTCACGGAGGAGGGGTTGCCAGAAGATGTGCTGAGGACCCTTGATCCCACCCTCCATCTCACCGCCTTGCAGGTGCTGAAAAAGACCGGAACCCTCACTGAAGCTCGGGTGGACCTGCTTTTGGAACACCTGCTGGACCAGCCCGAAAACCTGCTGCGCGAGTTGCAAAGCCTGGAGTTCAGCACACCAACCACTCTGGATGCCCTCCGCAATTTGATGGACCATGAATGGGTGGTGGTGCAGGCCCACGCCGCAGTCCTCTGGTGGAAATGGACAGGGGACGCTGAAACAGCCCAGCCGATTCTGTTGCTGTTCCTGAGTGCTGCGCTTGAGGAAACCGAGTGGGTATGGGCTTCAAACGTGTTGCAAATCTTGATGCTGGTGATGAAAACCTTGCATGAGATGGGGGCGTTGCCTGCCAATCCCGTCACCTGGCTGAAACCACCTCGGGTGGCGAAATGGTTCTGGCACAAGCATACGCTGGAGACCTTGTGGGAAATCACCCATGATGCAGTGTGGATGAAGGAGTGTTTGCTGGCTGGCCTTCAGGTCTGGTGTGCCCATGAGGAGGCTTTGCAGATTCTGGGTGAAATCCCAGACCTGTCCAACTTTCAGCACGAACTTCGGACTCTAAAGAACCAGAAGCCCCGGATGGTGCTTTGGGTGCCCATTTGGCATGAAGAGCGTTTGCGGAAGGACTTGGAACGTTTGCTGGCCTGA
- a CDS encoding helix-turn-helix domain-containing protein, whose translation MSKPLRLVHLTPEEDQGLKRIELTPKFSEKVRLRARILRLSHQGWTIAELAEHFDRSIEAVRQDLLRYQQDGLRGLADGKAKGKPTLFTAQIEEFMHEKLKEERLWNCTLLSEAIEKQFGVLIKREAIRTKLHDLGYRWKRGRYSPMKQADPKVVSQHEASLETLKKGLETGN comes from the coding sequence ATGAGCAAGCCGCTTCGACTGGTCCACCTGACCCCCGAGGAAGACCAGGGCCTCAAACGTATTGAACTTACCCCCAAGTTCAGCGAAAAAGTTCGGCTCAGAGCCCGTATCCTCAGGCTCAGTCACCAGGGCTGGACCATCGCTGAACTTGCAGAACACTTTGACCGCAGCATAGAAGCGGTCCGACAAGACTTGCTGCGTTACCAGCAGGACGGTCTCAGAGGCCTTGCTGATGGCAAAGCCAAAGGAAAACCTACGCTATTTACCGCCCAGATCGAAGAATTCATGCACGAGAAGCTGAAAGAAGAACGGCTGTGGAATTGCACCTTGCTCAGCGAAGCCATCGAAAAACAATTTGGGGTGCTGATCAAGCGTGAAGCAATCCGCACCAAATTGCATGACCTGGGGTATCGCTGGAAAAGGGGCCGTTACAGCCCCATGAAACAGGCAGATCCAAAGGTGGTTTCCCAGCATGAGGCTTCGCTGGAAACCTTGAAAAAGGGGCTAGAGACGGGAAACTGA
- a CDS encoding transposase, which produces MTLKYLDETGLGLMLSVVSSWFVKGRGKQFKIPTRWGSDGRINVLGTLSLSGTGEQLEYRLLEGQCTRDQVVAYLQTLADSCDPKGLTVVVLDNAPFHKGGELAKRREDWEKQGLYLRSVPDSLIEA; this is translated from the coding sequence CTGACCCTGAAGTACCTGGATGAAACCGGCCTGGGATTGATGTTGAGTGTAGTCAGCAGCTGGTTTGTCAAAGGTCGAGGCAAGCAGTTCAAGATTCCCACCCGGTGGGGATCAGACGGGCGGATCAATGTGCTGGGGACCCTCAGCCTCTCTGGAACAGGGGAGCAACTGGAATATCGGTTGTTGGAAGGGCAATGCACCCGAGATCAGGTGGTGGCTTATCTGCAAACACTGGCCGACAGCTGCGATCCAAAAGGGCTTACTGTGGTGGTGCTGGACAATGCGCCGTTCCACAAAGGTGGGGAGCTGGCAAAACGACGTGAAGATTGGGAAAAGCAGGGGTTGTACCTGCGCTCAGTACCCGACAGTTTGATTGAGGCGTAA